From Triticum urartu cultivar G1812 chromosome 2, Tu2.1, whole genome shotgun sequence, a single genomic window includes:
- the LOC125538838 gene encoding B-box zinc finger protein 24-like yields the protein MRIQCDACEGAAATVVCCADEAALCARCDVQIHAANKLASKHQRLPLEAAAGLPRCDVCQDKPAFVFCVDDRALFCRDCDDSIHVQGTLSTNHQRYIATGIRVGFSSVYSAHADTHPPPSKPKAPPTAAVPRAAPVSAAAQEVPSSPFLPSSGWAVEDLLQFSDYESSDKKGSPSPLGFKELEWFADIDLFHDDQAPAPKWGRTAAEVPELFASPQPASNAGFYKTGGARQSKKARVELPDDDDEDYLLVPDLG from the exons ATGAGGATCCAGTGCGACGCGTGCGAGggcgcggcggcgacggtggtgtGCTGCGCGGACGAGGCGGCGCTGTGCGCGCGCTGCGACGTGCAGATCCACGCCGCCAACAAGCTGGCCAGCAAGCACCAGCGCCTGCCGCTCGAGGCCGCCGCCGGCCTCCCGCGCTGCGACGTGTGCCAGGACAAGCCGGCCTTCGTCTTCTGCGTGGACGACAGGGCGCTCTTCTGCCGTGACTGCGACGACTCCATCCACGTCCAGGGCACGCTCTCCACCAACCACCAGCGCTACATCGCCACCGGCATCCGCGTCGGCTTCAGCTCCGTCTACAGCGCCCACGCCGACACCCACCCGCCGCCCTCCAAGCCCAAggcgccgccgaccgccgccgtcCCCAGGGCGGCACCGGTCTCCGCCGCAGCGCAGGAGGTGCCGTCCTCGCCGTTCCTGCCGTCGTCCGGCTGGGCCGTCGAGGACCTCCTGCAGTTCTCCGACTACGAGTCCAGCGACAAG AAGGGTTCTCCGTCTCCTCTCGGGTTCAAGGAGCTGGAGTGGTTCGCCGACATCGACCTGTTCCACGACGACCAGGCGCCGGCACCAAAGTGGGGCAGAACCGCGGCGGAGGTGCCCGAGCTCTTCGCCTCGCCGCAGCCGGCCAGCAACGCCGGTTTCTACAAGACGGGCGGCGCGCGCCAGAGCAAGAAGGCGAGGGTGGAGCTGcccgacgacgacgacgaggactaCCTCCTCGTTCCCGATCTTGGATGA
- the LOC125538837 gene encoding uncharacterized CRM domain-containing protein At3g25440, chloroplastic-like isoform X1 gives MAGRLLLLRQATRRWRLQRTPPPPPCPSSGSVDATAPSHGTMRLSAPPPPYTFHKVFYQDDRFFSWPRSYNLQTCRSVHTSRPVNSQNQDTATGPQNTGAMVSVDDSGKPKAKRKKLKGKRAVTRFLKSLRWKKEREFQRMTAEEKILKKLKLARRKEERLLAALKKIEPNDPSEPTHDPEVLTPEEHFYFLKMGQKSKNYVPVGRRGIYQGVILNMHLHWKKHQTLQVIVKTFTPEEVKEIASELAVLSGGIVLSIEEGNTIIMYRGKNYAQPPPEIMSPKVALPRKKALDKSKYRDRLRALRRYIPRLEQELEYQHALTKLAGGLIGQSAAKDIAFISDSTNSVSVNKDSSSSVYNRTVSELLSENVERSEKLGDENSEVDDDSTSESITYSESEDLSDMFETDSEEQAEDSKERPLYLDRLDKFLPEKVDNESDDFEEHLRKIASLSDKADSPAKELKISELDEIDKIFLRASSLLKKR, from the exons ATGGCCGGTCGACTCCTCTTGCTCCGGCAGGCCACAAGGAGGTGGCGCCTCCAGCGTACACCACCTCCGCCCCCTTGCCCCTCGTCTGGCAGCGTAGATGCGACGGCGCCTTCCCACGGAACAATGAGGCTCAGCGCACCACCTCCGCC TTATACTTTTCACAAGGTTTTTTACCAAGACGACAGGTTCTTCAGTTGGCCACGAAGTTATAACCTTCAAACATGCCGTTCTGTCCATACCAGTCGACCTGTTAATAGTCAAAATCAAGATACGGCAACGGGTCCACAAAATACTGGGGCCATGGTATCCGTTGATGATTCTGGCAAACCAAAAGCGAAGAGGAAAAAACTTAAAGGAAAGAGGGCCGTAACAAGGTTTTTGAAATCCTTGAGATGGAAAAAGGAAAGGGAATTTCAGAGAATGACCGCTGAGGAGAAGATTTTGAAAAAATTGAAGCTA GCTCGAAGGAAGGAAGAACGACTTCTTGCAGCTTTGAAGAAAATTGAGCCAAATGATCCTTCAGAACCCACACATGATCCTGAGGTTCTTACACCTGAAGAACACTTCTACTTCCTCAAGATGGGCCAAAAAAGTAAAAATTATGTGCCTGTTGGAAGACGTGGAATTTACCAGGGAGTGATCTTGAACATGCATTTGCACTGGAAAAAGCACCAAACCCTACAGGtaattgtgaagacattcacaccAGAGGAGGTCAAGGAAATTGCCTCAGAGTTAGCAGTTCTAAGTGGTGGTATTGTGCTCAGCATTGAAGAAGGAAATACAATTATTATGTACAGAGGAAAAAACTATGCACAGCCACCACCCGAGATAATGTCACCAAAGGTTGCACTTCCTAGAAAGAAG GCACTGGACAAATCAAAGTATAGAGATCGCCTCCGAGCTCTTAGGCGGTACATTCCCAGGCTTGAGCAGGAGCTTGAATATCAGCACGCCCTGACGAAGTTAGCTGGAGGCCTTATAGGACAAAGTGCGGCGAAAGACATTGCTTTTATTTCAGACTCTACAAACAGTGTGTCCGTGAATAAAGATTCTTCTAGCTCAGTTTACAACAGAACTGTATCCGAACTCCTGTCAGAAAATGTAGAAAGGTCTGAGAAGTTGGGGGATGAAAATTCTGAGGTTGATGATGATTCAACTTCGGAGTCTATCACATATTCAGAATCCGAGGATCTCTCTGACATGTTTGAGACAGATTCAGAGGAGCAAGCAGAAGATAGCAAGGAGCGCCCTTTGTATCTAGATAGGCTGGATAAGTTTCTCCCAGAAAAAGTCGATAATGAATCAGATGATTTTGAGGAGCATCTGCGGAAGATTGCTTCACTCTCTGACAAGGCAGATTCACCCGCAAAAGAACTGAAAATCTCCGAGCTTGATGAGATCGATAAAATATTCCTAAGAGCTAGTTCATTGCTGAAGAAAAGGTGA
- the LOC125538837 gene encoding uncharacterized CRM domain-containing protein At3g25440, chloroplastic-like isoform X2, translating into MVSVDDSGKPKAKRKKLKGKRAVTRFLKSLRWKKEREFQRMTAEEKILKKLKLARRKEERLLAALKKIEPNDPSEPTHDPEVLTPEEHFYFLKMGQKSKNYVPVGRRGIYQGVILNMHLHWKKHQTLQVIVKTFTPEEVKEIASELAVLSGGIVLSIEEGNTIIMYRGKNYAQPPPEIMSPKVALPRKKALDKSKYRDRLRALRRYIPRLEQELEYQHALTKLAGGLIGQSAAKDIAFISDSTNSVSVNKDSSSSVYNRTVSELLSENVERSEKLGDENSEVDDDSTSESITYSESEDLSDMFETDSEEQAEDSKERPLYLDRLDKFLPEKVDNESDDFEEHLRKIASLSDKADSPAKELKISELDEIDKIFLRASSLLKKR; encoded by the exons ATGGTATCCGTTGATGATTCTGGCAAACCAAAAGCGAAGAGGAAAAAACTTAAAGGAAAGAGGGCCGTAACAAGGTTTTTGAAATCCTTGAGATGGAAAAAGGAAAGGGAATTTCAGAGAATGACCGCTGAGGAGAAGATTTTGAAAAAATTGAAGCTA GCTCGAAGGAAGGAAGAACGACTTCTTGCAGCTTTGAAGAAAATTGAGCCAAATGATCCTTCAGAACCCACACATGATCCTGAGGTTCTTACACCTGAAGAACACTTCTACTTCCTCAAGATGGGCCAAAAAAGTAAAAATTATGTGCCTGTTGGAAGACGTGGAATTTACCAGGGAGTGATCTTGAACATGCATTTGCACTGGAAAAAGCACCAAACCCTACAGGtaattgtgaagacattcacaccAGAGGAGGTCAAGGAAATTGCCTCAGAGTTAGCAGTTCTAAGTGGTGGTATTGTGCTCAGCATTGAAGAAGGAAATACAATTATTATGTACAGAGGAAAAAACTATGCACAGCCACCACCCGAGATAATGTCACCAAAGGTTGCACTTCCTAGAAAGAAG GCACTGGACAAATCAAAGTATAGAGATCGCCTCCGAGCTCTTAGGCGGTACATTCCCAGGCTTGAGCAGGAGCTTGAATATCAGCACGCCCTGACGAAGTTAGCTGGAGGCCTTATAGGACAAAGTGCGGCGAAAGACATTGCTTTTATTTCAGACTCTACAAACAGTGTGTCCGTGAATAAAGATTCTTCTAGCTCAGTTTACAACAGAACTGTATCCGAACTCCTGTCAGAAAATGTAGAAAGGTCTGAGAAGTTGGGGGATGAAAATTCTGAGGTTGATGATGATTCAACTTCGGAGTCTATCACATATTCAGAATCCGAGGATCTCTCTGACATGTTTGAGACAGATTCAGAGGAGCAAGCAGAAGATAGCAAGGAGCGCCCTTTGTATCTAGATAGGCTGGATAAGTTTCTCCCAGAAAAAGTCGATAATGAATCAGATGATTTTGAGGAGCATCTGCGGAAGATTGCTTCACTCTCTGACAAGGCAGATTCACCCGCAAAAGAACTGAAAATCTCCGAGCTTGATGAGATCGATAAAATATTCCTAAGAGCTAGTTCATTGCTGAAGAAAAGGTGA
- the LOC125538839 gene encoding transcription factor bHLH153-like — MMMTQVANHSKRNHTDGYFSGKQQQQQQQAGAATATSSGSEEFGRMGSKKPRSASPRGSGGPISPREKKDKVGERVAALQQLVSPFGKTDTASVLQEASGYIKFLHQQLEVLSSPYMRPPPAPGAEPEDPEHYSLRNRGLCLVPVEQTLQLTQSNGADLWAPVNTSRRT, encoded by the exons ATGATGATGACTCAAGTGGCCAACCACAGCAAGAGGAACCACACCGACGGCTACTTCAGcgggaagcagcagcagcagcagcagcaggccggcgccgccaccgccaccagcAGCGGCTCGGAGGAGTTCGGCCGCATGGGGTCCAAGAAGCCGAGGAGCGCCAGCCCCAGGGGCAGCGGCGGCCCCATTTCTCCCAGG GAGAAGAAGGACAAGGTCGGCGAGAGAGTGGCGGCGCTGCAGCAGCTCGTGTCGCCATTTGGGAAG ACGGACACGGCTTCTGTTCTTCAGGAGGCGTCGGGCTACATCAAGTTCCTGCACCAGCAGCTCGAGGTTCTTAGCTCCCCGTACAtgcgccctcctccggcgcccgGCGCCGAGCCTGAG GACCCCGAGCACTACAGCCTGCGGAACCGCGGCCTGTGCCTGGTGCCGGTGGAGCAGACGCTGCAGCTGACCCAGAGCAACGGGGCCGACCTCTGGGCGCCGGTGAACACCAGCAGGCGCACCTGA